The genomic segment AAGTTCGGCACCGAGAGACTGATCTACACGGTCCCCTTCGTCGTCTATGGGCTCTTCCGGTACATGTACCTGGTTCTGGAAAGGGGGATGGGGGGAAATCCGGCGGACCTGCTCTTCTCCGACCACCCGCTCCTGTTGAACATTCTTCTCTGGACGGCGGCGGTTCTCGCCATTCTTTATGTTTAAGTCATGAAGATTTGCCTCGAATCCTACGCCAAGGTGAACCTCTTTCTCGAGGTGCTCGGCGAGCGGACGGACGGCTATCACGAAATCGAGACGGTGATGCAGAGTGTCTCGATCCGGGATCGGATCGACATGGAGGAGAAGGAGGAGGGGATCGAAGTCGTAGCCGAGGGGGCCGGCGTCCCGAGCGGGGAGGAGAACCTTGCCCATCGGGCGGCGACCCTCCTCCGGCGAGAGGCGGGCGTGCGCGCGGGTTGTTCGATACGAATTCGGAAGGGGATCCCCGCCGCGGCCGGCCTAGGCGGAGGGAGCGGCGACGCGGCGGCGGTCCTCGCGGGCTTACACCGTCTCTGGAGGCTCGATTGGCCGCGGGAACGTCTCGCCGCCCTCGGGGCGACGATCGGCTCGGACGTTCCCTTTTTCCTCTGGGGGGGCGCCGCGCTCTGCACCGGCCGGGGGGAGATCGTCGAACCCCTGCCTTCTCTCTCTCAACGACACCGTTTCCTGATCGTCACACCACCCTTTCAGGTAAGCACTCGTTTTATTTATAACGAGTTAAATAGATACGCATTGACAAGGCCGAAAGTGTGGTCTAAGGTGAAATGTGTGCACGGGTTAGGGTCCGACCCTGAATGCATGCTCCATAGGCTTTGGAATCGGTTGGAGGAGGTGGCGTTTTCGGCCCGTCCGTCCCTTAGGGAGTGGGCCGACCGGATGGAGCGGCTCGGTTGCTCGCGGGTGTTACTGAGTGGAAGCGGACCGACACTATTCGGACTCCTTCCCCGGGGAGAGAGAGACGAAATAGGAATCCTCTCCCGATTCCCCGACAGCCGTCATGCCTCCATCGCCCATCCCACGACAACCGGATATCGCTTTATGCGTTAAGCGTCGTAGGGCATCGGAACCAAGGCGGTGGGCACTATGGAGATCACGGAAGTCAGGGTCACGATCCGGCCGGACGATCGACTGAAGGCGTTCGCGAGTGTTACGTTCGATGATTGCTTCGTCGTCCACGGTTTGAAAGTGATCGAGGGAAACAACGGACTCTTCGTCGCGATGCCGAGCCGGAGGCGCTCTGACGGTACCTACCAGGATATCGCTCACCCGATCAACAACGAGATGCGTGCGTTGGTTGAGGACCGAGTTCTGGGGATGTACCGCGACCAGTTGACGAAAGCGGGGTCTCTCTCCGGGTCCATCGCTTCGTCTTGATTCGCTCTTCACCCCCTCCGGCGCCGGGCGGTGTGAAGGTCGTCGTGCGGCCGCGCCCGCCGGCCCTCCCGCTCCGCGATTCGGATGGGGCGTCGTCAAATGGTAAGACACGGGCCTTTGGAGCCCGCATTTGGAGGTTCGAATCCTCCCGCCCCAGTTACCCCCGCGAATTCGAGAGAGATCCTGCTGCGGCGTACGCCTGAAGGCCGAGAGGCTCTTCTTCCGTCGCCGTCTTCCTCATCTTCCGCCCATGGCTCTACCTTCGGGGCATGGTGGGGGGAGGGGGACGGACGGGTAATCCCTCTCGGAGTCCGGGGCGTGCCGCCCCCCGGGTGGGTTCGTGATCGCCACGGAGTTTCCACAAGGGTGCGACCTCGCGCGGCCATTTCTCACGCACCTCGAGAGGTGGGGGCCCCC from the Candidatus Eisenbacteria bacterium genome contains:
- the ispE gene encoding 4-(cytidine 5'-diphospho)-2-C-methyl-D-erythritol kinase; translated protein: MKICLESYAKVNLFLEVLGERTDGYHEIETVMQSVSIRDRIDMEEKEEGIEVVAEGAGVPSGEENLAHRAATLLRREAGVRAGCSIRIRKGIPAAAGLGGGSGDAAAVLAGLHRLWRLDWPRERLAALGATIGSDVPFFLWGGAALCTGRGEIVEPLPSLSQRHRFLIVTPPFQVSTRFIYNELNRYALTRPKVWSKVKCVHGLGSDPECMLHRLWNRLEEVAFSARPSLREWADRMERLGCSRVLLSGSGPTLFGLLPRGERDEIGILSRFPDSRHASIAHPTTTGYRFMR
- the spoVG gene encoding septation regulator SpoVG: MEITEVRVTIRPDDRLKAFASVTFDDCFVVHGLKVIEGNNGLFVAMPSRRRSDGTYQDIAHPINNEMRALVEDRVLGMYRDQLTKAGSLSGSIASS